Proteins encoded within one genomic window of Argiope bruennichi chromosome 7, qqArgBrue1.1, whole genome shotgun sequence:
- the LOC129975782 gene encoding uncharacterized protein LOC129975782, which translates to MKQKLPLKNSYLISFTALDPELRGKTSTILAFEKLSSFMSHIFSDNEKSKVEAEIRLHQSDIDITKEMLYTSDESGNQVKCTVDKYWPKVFNLKDDFTNDYKYPTLAKLVKACLSCFHGPLVESAFNLMDTLVTDYRTSLKIDSLDAVQTIKYDLMASKETSCEKYGSKNPMTDPIHKDLLLNMNRSWKTYQEDLKTCISDESPIKVSEKSSTLAEKQTASTSACAVLEEISSTVNEENKSQPSCNYEIHHKRKTSPQTSENKKKQQKLDNFFKRINSGHSILHNCNFSFLPSPLLETPKCR; encoded by the exons agttttacagcattagatccagagctaagaggtaaaaccagtacaatattagcttttgaaaaattatcatcttttatgtcccatatttttagtgataatgaaaagtcaaaagtagaagctgaaataaggttacaccagagtgatattgatatcaccaaagaaatgctctacacatctgatgaaagtggaaatcaagtcaagtgtacagtTGATAAATATTGgcctaaagtttttaatttaaaagatgatttcacaaatgattataagtatcctacattggctaaattggtcaaagcctgccttagctgcttccatggcccattagtggaaagtgcattcaacttaatggatactcttgtcactgactatagaacctctcttaagattgattccctagatgcagtgcagactattaaatatgatttaatggcttctaaagaaacctcatgtgaaaaatatggctcaaaaaatccaatgactgatccaattcacaaagatctcttactgaatatgaacagaagttggaaaacatatcaagaggacttaaaaacatgtatttcagatgagtcacctataaaagtctctgaaaaatcttctacattagcagaaaagcaaactgcttctacctctgcatgtgcagttctcgaggaaatttcttcaactgtaaatgaggaaaataaaagtcaaccttcctgcaattatgaaattcaccacaaaagaaagacaagcccacaaacatcagaaaataaaaaaaagcagcagaaattagataatttttttaaaagaattaattcag gtcattcaatacttcataattgtaatttttcatttctcccctccccccttctcgaaactccaaaatgccggtag